The nucleotide sequence AGTGGGAGTGAGAGTGCAAGCTATAGACTATAGTACTTGATAGCCTCGTCTGCGTATGTTTGGCAGGCATCGCCTGCGAGCAGCTTTTCGGTTTCACGAGGGAAGAAGCAAAAAAATGAGCGCCAGATGTACACGAACCTCCCCCGCGTGTGCATGTCCAAAACCAACTTGTAAATTTCTTTGGCGAATAGAATTAGCTCTGTCGCGGACTGAGCATAGTTCAGATGGTTTGATTCCCTTGTGTGGTAGACTTAGGCCACTAGGATTTAAGTCCTAGATTTTGTACCCGTGCTCGTATTTTTATGGATTTATTTCACTCTTTCCGGCAATGTTCGTTTTAGGAAGGACACATTTTCATTGACTATGAGGAGTCTATGATGACTTTTTTCGCCAATCTCAAGATGTTGTGCCAGTATCTTAGAGGTACTCATAGGAGTAAAGTGTGTGTGTGCAATCATATGAGTGACTGTATGAGAGCATATGCGATTGTACCGTTTAAAACATATTAGCTCTGTCCGTATTTAACTTTCAACCATTTGGTTTTCATATTGCCCCATAACACTAGGATGGTCTTCTTCCACCTTGATTTGCTGCTGAGCGGCATCCCGATAAGAATCTCCTTTAAAGATTGTTGGGATTATTACCCACTGGATACTTAGAGTTATTAAAAAAATATACCAAAAGATCATTAATTGTAGAAAATAGATGAAGAGACAATATTTATTAACGAGGTTTACCATCATATCTACATCCCTAAGCCATGCTTACATGAACTTCTCAAATAAAGAAGCATGCACAGGTCAATGACAAATCCGCCGAGGCCATCAGAGGCATCTCGACCATTGCGTCACGATAGGTCCAGAGACCCCTGCTATGGACACGTAGACCGTCACTTTCTTGATCTCTGTGTAGCTATCAACTTCGTCTATTCTCACGTGGTTCCTTTATATAACCGTATCAGATTACTCAAGCAGTCATACCCTATGTGTACTCCAAGTCTAACAGTATCCCTATACACATATTCAACTCATTTTTTTTTACAAGTGTTACCTCGCCAAGCTTGTTGTCAACCTCAAGAGCTCTCCTTCATCCTTCTCCATTCGCTTCACTACCGCTGACTTCTCCATGTCCTTGTTCCTTGATGTTTTTGAAATTATCGAAGACCAAAACAACACCAGTTTTGAATAGTCGTATGAGCATCTCTTGTCACAACAGACGAGAACCTAATATCGCAAGGCAAGATATCGAACCACTGCTTCATCACTATATTATCCACAAAAAGGACGAAGAGCACAAAGGAGTGAAGACAACCACAAATTGGCGTCACCGCCACATATGCGGCTGTCAAGTTAGGCTAAAGTGTCTGATGGAAATTCACCGTACTGATACAGGGGATCAATACACCAAGCATCGGCTATGTCAGCCATGACAAGCATGCCGTCATGACATGTGTAATGTGAGGTCTAATTTCAAAGCTCTCGTCAACGGGAACAAAATGGTGCAAATGGTTTTGTAATTTGGATGCATGGTTCACAAGGTATTTTTGTTTAAAGAAATGGATCTCACAAAAAATACAACCCTTTCCTTACATCTCAAACTAGTGAAGAACCCATCAAAACTTTTGTGATGGCAATAAGTGATACACATGCACCATGCCAGTTATCACCACAAGAGAAATTTGGACGTAAGCCTTTAACGTTTTTTAGGAGTAGTACTCCTTTAATAACTTGTTTCTAAAgcacatgacacatgtggtaagcaatctaaacaattcaaaaataaataaataaaacttgTTTTTAAGAGGGGCCCTTTGATGACTATATTTTTTTGCACATTTAATAACTAGTGAATATATTTATTTTTGAGAAGAAATAACTTTTTTTGAGGGGATTGAGAAGAAATAACTAGTTTTCTTTTAAGCTAAGAAGAAATAACTAGTTTTCTTTTAAGCTAAGAAGAAATAACTAGTGATTTTATTGCCAAGTTGTTTGGACCGAGACCCGAATGCCATTTTAGGCCCAGACAGCCCAGATCTTCTTATTCAGAACTACATTAAGCCGGCCCGCTAACTACAGTCCTGCTGCTCGGGGCCCGCCAGAAAATCAACACCGCGCGTCATGTCCCAAACCGTGCGGCCGCGAGGCGAGATGCCCCGACCCGAAAGAGataagccgccaccgccgctggcCGGAGCCAAATGGCGCTGCTATCGCCACCCTCCGCCCCGCCCCTGCTCACGCCAgctcgccaccgcctcgcctctccccATCTCCTCGCCATCCCGGCGTCACCgagctctctcctctccctcccccaccaccaccacagcctcctcctcccctgcgcTGCCAACGCCTGGCCGTCCCGTCGGCACCGTCGCCGCGGCGGCATAGCCGCGTCGCTCGGGCAGGAAGAACCTGGAGTCTCCGACGCCCCCATCACCTCCGAAGGGGAGTTCGGAGAGGGCGACTCCGAGCTGCCGATCAACTTCGATGCAGAGGCAGGCGCGGTCGCGGTTTCCGCCGAGCCGCCGGCGGACGCCAGCCTCGAGGACTTGGAGAACATACGCGAGATCAAAAGGGTCCGTCCGGCGTGTCTAGCCTCTTCTTTTTCTCCTGGGTTGCATTATCGGGATGAGTTCTTATTTACTTGGTATGTTGGTTGGATGTGATGTTAGGTGCTGGAGCTTCTTCAGAAGAACAGGGACATGACCTTCGGCGAGGTATGCATTTTTCTCCGTTTCTTAATTTTCTGTGGATACTGGTAGTGGAACTAAATGCGTCGATTGTTTCCTCTCAGTAGAAAAGCTACATTTTGTTTCAAGGGGTGTCCACTAGGCTTGGAGTTTGCATGCTGTTTTTGAGATCGCAGCTCTCGTTGGTCGTTGCTGAACCTTGGGAGTTTGCACGTTCGTATTTACCGACGAGAACTTAAGAGTATTATGTTTTGTTTGATGTTGCATCGCAGGTTAAGTTGACTATCATGATTGAGGACCCTAGAGATGTAGAAAGGAAGAGATTGCTAGGCATAGAGGATCCTGACGAACTTACCAGGGATGATTTAGCTGATGCTTTGGTTGAGGTAAATTACTCTTCCCTGGGATGTGCACCTCGCAGAAGTGTAAAATTTAacattatttttttcttcttttttgaattTTTGCTCGCTGACCAACATTTCGTCCATCTGTAATGACCCGACAGATATTCATATATTTTGTTGTCTAGCTATGCTACATTTAAAATGCCACCTAAAAATGTTATGCTACCTCATGACTGCTATTGATTTAATATTCAAATGATAGTGCACAACTGTAGGCCTAGGCATGCCCTTTCCAGTTGCAACATAAGAAATTGTGTTCCCTAGTAAATATCTTATGTTTATTCCACTCTCTACCTGCTATGATACTATGATTAGTTATTTGCAACCAAATGCCCTGTCTCTTTGACCATATTTACAATTTGATACTTATCCCCTTATTAATTCTTATTTGGGAATTACTAACTTTCAAAAGTTGATAATTCATGTCTAATTTATATTGTGCATGGATCCACAAGTAAGCTGCTTGATAAATACTGGCATATGGTTTCTGTTCTCACCCTTAAAATTCAGACATGGCAATATAACATCTTTCTGGACGTTGAACAGCTTGTTATAATAGTTCTTTATGATGGGTCTCAACAAGAGGCCTCATTAGTAAAAGTTCTAATCTAACAGTGTCGGCATGCATAATTAACACTGTTAATGTTGCGAACCTTGATTCGCAACAGGATAACTACCGTTTTGAAGATACCCGATGACAAGGCTAGGGGGATTGGCTAGACATAGGTTGAGATGAGAGAATAACTTGACTGTTCTTTGTCTCCATACATAGATACATGAAACCCTTTTATAGTGAATGTCTTGGACCTTACCTCTTTCAATATGATTATTCTTATTTGACCTTTCCTTGTACAATTGAACTCTTTCCTAATCCTATTTTTTTGCTAAATAACTCCTTTTTTCTGTTTACTTTCTGCCGCATGTCCTTGACAAACACATGACCATCTCCTTCTGCGATATGATCACCCTGATCTTCTTGCTGATCAGCCGCAACCAAATTGCCACTGCCTTGATGCAACACACTAATGTAAACAACACTACACCCATCCCAGACAAGTGGCTTGTCCTCAAGGTTGCGGCTACTGGCACGTTCTTGCTATTGTTCTGTACTTCTTGGATTGCCTGTATGAACCTGGGTGATGCTCACTGTTGAAACGTTGGTGGTTTCATCAGGTGCGTCAAGTAAAAGCATATCTGCAAATTAGAGTTTTGCGTGAATTGCCTTGCTGGTAGTGCCTTCTGCTGTACCATAGCTACTGCTTTTATCACTTCCATCCTGCTGCGCACATCGAAGTAAACTCATGGCACTTAAAAGATTGAGGTATGCTAGGCAAATAAATTGAGCAAGAAATCCGCACGACTGGTCTTGTATTGCAGTTTAACACATAACCTTTTCTTACAGCTCCTGTATATAGCTTTGTGTTCATATAGAAGTTGAATTCTCCCTCCTATGTTTGGACTCCTTGTATGCAACTTAACCTTTCCAATTCAGTCTCCCCGATGCAGACCGGTTGCAAGTAAACAAGCCAAACAACAACAGGGAAATAGCACAATCCGGTTAACTTTTTGTTGATGGCCTTTTGTTTTTCCAATCAGACTTGAGAACCGACTCAACTTCTCTACTTTCATCTGTGCACTGTGAGCCAAACTCTTTGTGGCCCAATCCATCTCCTTGCTCCCATGCAAATCCATGCTGAAGTACACCTGCTGATATGCCACTGGCTGGTCTATGCTCACAATCTTATGCATTGGTATCAGCACGATCAGATTCATGGGGAAAATTGTCCTGCTCTATACCAACTGTTTGTTTGACTGTTCTCAGCTGCGTGACCACCGCTGCCCCCAGTTTCATGCATGCACTGAAACCTGCGCAGGCAGTTTCATCTTTATTCTGGACATGGACCATGGTTTTCGAGTCGCGTGACTAGTCGTCGACTAGTTGATGAGTCACAAAAAAATGTTGACTCAACTTAGTGTTGACTCATGACTCGAGTCGCGACTAGTCGCAACTGCAGGCTCGACTTTTTCCGAGTCGCTACCCCAGAACGACTCATTGACTCGAAAACCATGACATGGACTTGATGGATC is from Triticum aestivum cultivar Chinese Spring chromosome 3A, IWGSC CS RefSeq v2.1, whole genome shotgun sequence and encodes:
- the LOC123062302 gene encoding protein CHLOROPLAST ENHANCING STRESS TOLERANCE, chloroplastic, coding for MALLSPPSAPPLLTPARHRLASPHLLAIPASPSSLLSLPHHHHSLLLPCAANAWPSRRHRRRGGIAASLGQEEPGVSDAPITSEGEFGEGDSELPINFDAEAGAVAVSAEPPADASLEDLENIREIKRVLELLQKNRDMTFGEVKLTIMIEDPRDVERKRLLGIEDPDELTRDDLADALVEVNEGRIPENRDTLRLLAKEMAEWPDVDVKIESQKGKGFFGRSVYAKATDTGIDPVAAAKRLNIDWDSAADIDEGEDEDEEDEVPSAVGYGALYLLTAFPVIIGISVVLILFYNSLQ